The following is a genomic window from Nguyenibacter vanlangensis.
TGCCAAAGAGCTGATCGCCGACGCGAAGCAGCGCGCCGCCGAGATCCACGACGACGAGTTGGACGACGATCTCTGAACTACGCGTGGCTTGCGCGCCTTCTCTCCGTCAACGCCTCTGGCGGCCGCCAGCCGGCGGGGTTAGCGATCCAACAATCGATATCGGATTCGTGCCAACCGGATCCGTTCATGCTGATCTTCAGCTGGGCTGGGAAGGTGCCCTCGGCGATCTTGCGGTAGATAGTGGAGCGGCTGAGTCCGGTGCGGGCGAGAACGGTCTTCAGACGAACGATACGGCTTGCGACGAGCATGGTCATGCTGCCTCCTGCTGGATGCTTTTGACATTGCAGGGACCAGACAGGTCGATGATTCGTTGTTGTGCAACAGATATTTGATGGTCGTAGTAGTGGAGCGTGGAGGGGGTAAAAAATGCCGGGGTCGGTGCCGTAGCTTAACGTGAATTCTGGACCAAGACTGCGATCCGACTAGCTATCGACACCGAAGTCTTGCCGGCGGTCTCCGACCATAGCATCGACAGCGGGGCGGGTTTGAGTCGCTCGGCAATCGCGCGTCGCCGCGTGGACTGCAGCCGGACATGTTGCCCGCCTGATACTGGCGCTGGTAGGCTTGGCCAAGTCCGGGCCCGCGGTCGGCGCAGCGGCCGGAAGGTGCGATGCATGCGTAGCTCAGCTGGATAGAGCGCCACCTTCGAAGTGGAGGCTATACGTTCAAATCGTGTCGCTCGGTCCCATTTCCTCCAAGGAAAGCAGAGCGATAATAACGGTCCTTCGGGGTCGTTTTTGCTTAGAGGGCCAAAATTCCGCGCCGCTCTAAGCAGAATCCATTCAGTTGTATGAAAGTCGCGTGCGGACGCGACCTTCCTCGTTGGTCGCGTAGCCGTCGTTTAAAGCTCGAAGAGGAAGTTCAGTCGTGCCCGTGCGACAGCAACTACCTGCCGGCCACCAACGCCTACGCCAGGTATCGGTCTGCTGCAGGGCCCGCGACCCTCGATTTCGCGCTCTTCCTCGCCTGGCTGCGTAGACCCGACCGTTGCCATGCGAAGATTGGGGCTCGCCCCGTCATCGCCTTGGCGCACGCGTTCCCCGCGGCACAGATTCGCGGCATCGAGCCATCGCCCTTGCCTTATCGGGTGTCGCGCCTCCGCACGCGCAATCTCCCCAATGTTCAACTGTGCCGACGCGACTTTCACCGCTGCGACCTGTCGGACGCCCAGGCTGTGATTTGCTACCTGATGACGAGGCCCATGCGGGTCTGCACTGCGCCCTGGGGCCACACTCGACGAGCCCAAGCGGGGCGGACGCGGTTTAACCCCGGCCACTTTTCGGCGGAGGAGCACCGAAGCTGGGTCCACACGTTCGAATCGCGTCGCGCGCCAAGCACCCTCTGACGACGCGGAGTCTATCGCGCGAAACATTTTTGGACAGCCGGTTTCATGCGGCCAGGAATGGGCCAAGGGCGTCCATCAAAGCTTGTGGCGCTTCTTCCTGCGGGCTGTGGCCGCAGTCGATCGCGTGGCCGCGCACGTCGATCGCCTTTTCTCGCCAGGTCGCAAGCACATCGTACAGCGCTCCGACCGTGCCGCGACCGCCCCACAATGCCATCAGCGGCACTTGTACTTTCTTCTCGCTATCGGCTGCATCATGTTTGAGGTCGATGGTCGCTGCGGCGCGATAATCCTCGCAGATCGCATGACGTGTCCTTGGGTCGGCATAGCAGCGCTGATATTCCTCCAGCACGCGAGGGTCGGATGCGCCTTCGGTCTTCATCTGACCTGAAATGTGTTTGTTGAGGAAAAACGCAGGATCGGCGCCGATCATCTTCTCGGGCAAGGGGGAAGGCTGAATGAGAAAGAACCACCAGAAATAGCGCCGCGCGAATTCCATATCGGTTCGCGCGTACATCGTCGCGGTCGGAGAGATGTCCAGCAACGTGACTCTGGTGACGAGGTCAGGAAAGTCGAGCGCCATGCGATGGGCAACCCGGGCCCCCCGGTCATGAGCCACTACCGCGAAGCGATCATGGCCGAAGGATCGCATGACTGCCACCTGATCCGCCGCCATCGCGCGCTTGGAATAATTGACGTGAGCCTCGCCGCCGTCGAGCTTCTCGCTGTCGCCATAGCCTCGCAGGTCCGCAGCGACGACAGTGAAATGCTTGGCGAGCTCTGGTGCCACCTTGTGCCACGTCAGGTGTGTCTGGGGATGACCGTGAAGCAGCAACAGGGGAGGTCCGTCGCCCGCGATCGCGGCCCGAATGCGCACGCCATCCGCATCAACATCGAACCAAGTGAAGCCCGGCATGATGTCGGGGCGGCCAGCCACCTCTTTCATGCGTCAATCCTATCGCAAAGCCACGGGCTCGCCTTTAGATATTCCGCCTCGAAAGACCGAATACTGTCCGCGTGGCGCAGCGTGCCACCGATGCGGTCAAGGCCGTCCAGCAGGGCGGTCCGGCGATCCGCATCAACCGAGAACGCGATCGATAGATCGCCGGCGTTTATGACCTGTGCTTCCAGATCGACGAGGACTTCACGCCCCGTGGGGCCGACGGCGTCAAACAGCGCAGCGATCTCGCTGGCCGAGAGCGTCACAAGCAGCAGGCCGTTGTTGGCGGCGTTATCCGCGAAGATGCCGGCGAATGATGTGCCGATGATGGCGCGGATGCCGTATTGAAGCATTCCCCACACCGCATGCTCGCGTGACGAGCCGCAACCGAAGTTCGGTCCGACAACCAGAAAGCGGCTGTCTTGCGTCGCTGGCTTGTTGAGGATGAAGTCTTTGCGGGCATTTCCACGCTCGTCGAAACGAAGATTGTGAAAAAGCCCCTGCGCGAGTCCGGACCGGTCGATCCCTTTCAGGAATTGTTTGGGCATGATGACGTCGGTATCGACATTGGCGGTCGGGATCGGGCACGCCACACCCTTTACGCTCACAAATTTCTCCATGGTCAGGCCTTCAGGAGTTTGAGGGCGCGGACGTCGGTGAGACGTCCTGTAACCGCGGCGGCGGCGACCATGGCGGGGCTCATTAGATGTGTGCGGCCGCCCGTGCCCTGTCGACCCTCGAAATTGCGGTTGGTGCTGGACGCGCAACGTTCGCCGGGGGCGAGGACATCGTCGTTCATCGCGAGGCACATCGAGCAGCCGGACTGCCGCCATTCGAAGCCAGCCTCTACGAAGACGCGATCCAGTCCTTCTGCTTCCGCCTCGCGCCGCACGCTGCTGCTGCCGGGCGAGATCATCGCCCGCACGCCGGGCGCTACACGCCGCCCCCGCAACACCCGCGCGGCGTCCCGAAGGTCAGACAGACGTGCATTGGTGCAGGATCCGATGAACGCCCGGTCGATCCTGATGTCCGACAAAGGCGTGCCTGGCGCGAGGTCCATATATTCGAGGGCGCGGACGACTCCCGCCCGCTTGTCTGCTGCGACAGCCTCAGGATCTGGCACCACATCGTCGATTGTGCCGGCTTGGTCGGGACTCGTGCCCCAGCTCACCATCGGTGCGACCTGCGCGGCCTGGATGACTATCTCCCGATCGAAAACGGCGCCCTTGTCGGTGCGCATGTCTGCCCAGGTTTTTTGTGCTTCCGCCAGCATGGCGCCGGACGGGCTGCGTGGTCTGCCTGCGATATAGGCGAAGACCTTCTCATCGGCCGCCATTAGCGCGACGCGCGCACCGCACTCCACCGCCATGTTGCAGATCGTCATGCGGCCTTCGACTTCAAGAGCGTCGATGGCCTCCCCCGCGAATTCGAGTGCGTGTCCGGCCGCCCCGTCGGCGCCGATCTTGCGGATCAGCGTCATGATAAGATCCTTTGCGGTGACGCCCACAGGCAGCGGGCCTTCGAAGCGCGCGCGCATACGCTTCAGGCGCGTGTAAGGTAGCGTTTGCGTCGCGAGCAGATGCTCGATGTCGGACGTGCCGATGCCGAAACCTACGACGCCAAAGGCACCGTAGGTCGTGGTGTGACTGTCGCCGGCGGCGATCACCATACCGGGCAATACCCAGCCGAGTTCCGGCAGCACGACGTGCTCAATGCCCTGCCGCGGATCCAGGACATCGAACATCTTAATGCCGAAATCGCGACCGTTTCGCGCGAAATAGTCGATCTGACCTTGAGCGCCCTTGTCTTCGACCGCATCAGTGCGGTTAGCGGCGGTCGAATTGACAT
Proteins encoded in this region:
- a CDS encoding AlpA family transcriptional regulator; its protein translation is MTMLVASRIVRLKTVLARTGLSRSTIYRKIAEGTFPAQLKISMNGSGWHESDIDCWIANPAGWRPPEALTERRRASHA
- a CDS encoding alpha/beta hydrolase, which codes for MKEVAGRPDIMPGFTWFDVDADGVRIRAAIAGDGPPLLLLHGHPQTHLTWHKVAPELAKHFTVVAADLRGYGDSEKLDGGEAHVNYSKRAMAADQVAVMRSFGHDRFAVVAHDRGARVAHRMALDFPDLVTRVTLLDISPTATMYARTDMEFARRYFWWFFLIQPSPLPEKMIGADPAFFLNKHISGQMKTEGASDPRVLEEYQRCYADPRTRHAICEDYRAAATIDLKHDAADSEKKVQVPLMALWGGRGTVGALYDVLATWREKAIDVRGHAIDCGHSPQEEAPQALMDALGPFLAA
- the leuD gene encoding 3-isopropylmalate dehydratase small subunit, with product MEKFVSVKGVACPIPTANVDTDVIMPKQFLKGIDRSGLAQGLFHNLRFDERGNARKDFILNKPATQDSRFLVVGPNFGCGSSREHAVWGMLQYGIRAIIGTSFAGIFADNAANNGLLLVTLSASEIAALFDAVGPTGREVLVDLEAQVINAGDLSIAFSVDADRRTALLDGLDRIGGTLRHADSIRSFEAEYLKASPWLCDRIDA
- the leuC gene encoding 3-isopropylmalate dehydratase large subunit; its protein translation is MAGPLTLYDKIIDRHRIMSLGAGVQGREERLLLYVDRTVLNEYTSPQAFSGLREAGRKVWRPQAALGVVDHVNSTAANRTDAVEDKGAQGQIDYFARNGRDFGIKMFDVLDPRQGIEHVVLPELGWVLPGMVIAAGDSHTTTYGAFGVVGFGIGTSDIEHLLATQTLPYTRLKRMRARFEGPLPVGVTAKDLIMTLIRKIGADGAAGHALEFAGEAIDALEVEGRMTICNMAVECGARVALMAADEKVFAYIAGRPRSPSGAMLAEAQKTWADMRTDKGAVFDREIVIQAAQVAPMVSWGTSPDQAGTIDDVVPDPEAVAADKRAGVVRALEYMDLAPGTPLSDIRIDRAFIGSCTNARLSDLRDAARVLRGRRVAPGVRAMISPGSSSVRREAEAEGLDRVFVEAGFEWRQSGCSMCLAMNDDVLAPGERCASSTNRNFEGRQGTGGRTHLMSPAMVAAAAVTGRLTDVRALKLLKA